From Methanobrevibacter sp., a single genomic window includes:
- a CDS encoding DUF2121 domain-containing protein, which translates to MSLIIAYIGKKGCVMASDKRKIAYFGNKDNLAQLEDELYAGKITSEEELTNRAQELDIQIKLSSDGNKISTIDDVVRGEVSSKGAFETKRKRIYGTTNGYQIIELIGSNITSKNSGEKAIIIFGNKYAKAEAEKLISKKWKSSLSLKYMGDIFAEIIKEISKSTPTVGGEVDVLLKQPQYTPQEAQKHLDEIIETDVKLLSKFRQKLQNDLIEKSREIELASKIIDEGSVGKVINVDGKMLEVKLNDKTVAYDGNWKELAGPNENVIMFTESDDVKVGDEVVIEGEDLCLKKDKSSLKCNIILCNA; encoded by the coding sequence ATTAGTTTGATTATAGCATATATTGGTAAAAAAGGATGTGTAATGGCAAGTGATAAAAGAAAAATCGCTTATTTCGGTAATAAGGATAACTTGGCACAATTGGAAGATGAATTATATGCTGGTAAAATAACTAGTGAAGAGGAATTAACAAATAGAGCTCAGGAATTAGATATTCAAATCAAACTATCAAGTGATGGAAATAAAATTAGCACTATTGATGATGTGGTGAGAGGTGAAGTAAGTTCTAAGGGAGCTTTTGAAACTAAAAGAAAAAGAATTTACGGAACCACAAACGGATATCAAATCATTGAGTTGATCGGATCCAACATAACCTCTAAAAATTCAGGTGAAAAGGCAATCATCATATTTGGAAACAAATACGCAAAGGCCGAAGCTGAAAAGCTAATTTCCAAAAAATGGAAATCATCATTGAGCTTAAAGTATATGGGAGACATATTTGCTGAAATTATTAAAGAAATTTCAAAATCAACCCCGACTGTTGGTGGGGAAGTTGATGTTCTTTTAAAACAGCCACAGTACACACCTCAAGAGGCACAAAAACATTTGGATGAAATCATCGAAACCGATGTCAAACTGTTGAGCAAGTTCAGACAAAAGCTTCAAAACGATTTGATTGAAAAATCAAGAGAAATAGAGCTTGCATCTAAAATTATAGATGAGGGGTCTGTTGGAAAAGTCATAAATGTTGATGGCAAGATGTTGGAAGTCAAACTCAACGACAAGACAGTTGCATATGACGGTAACTGGAAAGAGCTTGCAGGGCCTAATGAAAATGTTATAATGTTTACTGAAAGCGACGATGTAAAGGTCGGAGATGAAGTAGTTATTGAAGGAGAGGATTTATGTCTTAAGAAAGATAAATCTTCACTTAAATGCAATATAATATTATGTAATGCATAG
- the acs gene encoding acetate--CoA ligase alpha subunit, which yields MKNLDKIFKPDSVAVIGASDTPGKVGYIIVANMISGGYPGKIFPVNPKGGEIQGLKAYKNIKDIPEMVDLVIMSIPAAFVNESVKDCGEAGVENMVVISAGFKEIGEEGAKLEAELTALGEKYGINIIGPNSLGTTDSHTPLNSSFSQMMPPAGNIAFISQSGAMMVAILDWSVTSGIGFSKVISLGNKAGVTEIELMDYLANDPETAVIICYLESITDDPNFVNALRETAAKKPIIVLKSGSSSAGAQAASSHTGALAGSDIAFDTAFRQSGILRVETMADLFDLGLAFSKAPLPSGPNVAIITNAGGGGVVTVDAMEKAGLELVQFDDETKAKLKECIPDEGSANNPIDVLGDAPVTRYKESLDIVLDDPQVDSLIIMVCPTASADPDGIAEVILEAEKKFEKPILVVNMGGPSFENANDMLRKNNVPTYVFPETAVKALEAMTRYARLESREYNDCVSNIEGTNPEVVAEIFEKVKADGRDTLLGSEAYAVADAYGISAAPIKLATSAAEAGDLAEEMEFPVVLKIASDKILHKSDIGGVKVGIENREEAEAAYDEIIANAKEAHPDIIPDGVEVQKMMPTGQEVLVGMIKDKQFGPMIAFGMGGIYVNLIEDVAFNLAKGLTCQEIDEQIEKTKVCTLLKGYRGEAPCDIDEVKEAVKRIAKLTLDFPEISELDINPIFVYEEGSSALDVKIKLE from the coding sequence ATGAAAAATCTTGATAAGATATTCAAACCTGATTCTGTGGCTGTAATCGGAGCATCTGATACTCCGGGTAAAGTAGGTTACATTATCGTTGCAAATATGATTTCTGGAGGATATCCTGGAAAAATATTCCCAGTGAATCCTAAAGGCGGAGAAATCCAAGGATTAAAAGCTTACAAAAACATAAAAGACATCCCAGAAATGGTCGATTTAGTAATAATGTCCATTCCAGCTGCTTTCGTAAACGAATCTGTTAAAGATTGTGGAGAAGCAGGTGTAGAAAATATGGTTGTAATTAGTGCTGGATTTAAAGAAATTGGAGAAGAAGGTGCTAAATTAGAAGCTGAATTAACAGCTCTCGGAGAAAAATATGGAATCAACATTATTGGACCAAACAGTTTAGGTACCACCGATTCACATACTCCGTTAAACTCCTCATTCTCACAAATGATGCCTCCAGCAGGTAACATTGCATTTATCTCACAAAGTGGAGCTATGATGGTAGCTATTCTTGATTGGAGTGTAACCTCAGGAATAGGATTCAGTAAAGTAATCAGTTTAGGAAATAAGGCAGGAGTAACTGAAATTGAATTGATGGATTATTTAGCTAACGATCCAGAGACTGCTGTAATCATTTGTTACTTAGAATCAATTACAGACGATCCAAACTTTGTAAATGCATTAAGAGAAACTGCAGCTAAAAAACCGATTATTGTTCTTAAATCCGGTTCCAGTTCTGCAGGTGCACAAGCAGCATCATCACATACCGGTGCATTAGCAGGTAGTGACATTGCATTTGATACTGCATTTAGACAATCTGGAATTTTACGTGTAGAAACCATGGCAGACCTATTTGACTTAGGATTAGCATTTTCAAAAGCACCACTTCCAAGTGGACCTAATGTAGCTATCATCACCAATGCAGGTGGTGGAGGAGTAGTAACTGTAGACGCTATGGAAAAAGCAGGTTTAGAACTTGTCCAGTTTGACGATGAAACTAAAGCAAAACTAAAAGAATGTATCCCTGATGAAGGTAGTGCAAACAACCCAATTGACGTTCTTGGAGATGCACCAGTAACAAGATACAAAGAATCACTGGATATTGTTTTAGATGATCCTCAAGTAGACAGTTTGATTATCATGGTATGTCCAACCGCATCCGCAGATCCTGATGGAATTGCAGAAGTAATTCTTGAAGCTGAGAAGAAATTTGAAAAACCTATCCTTGTCGTAAACATGGGTGGACCTTCATTTGAAAATGCAAATGACATGCTTAGAAAAAACAATGTTCCTACTTATGTTTTCCCTGAAACCGCTGTAAAAGCGCTTGAAGCAATGACAAGATATGCACGTCTTGAAAGCAGAGAATACAACGACTGCGTAAGCAATATTGAAGGAACCAATCCTGAAGTTGTAGCTGAAATATTTGAAAAAGTTAAAGCTGACGGAAGAGACACATTACTTGGAAGTGAAGCATATGCAGTAGCTGACGCTTACGGAATTTCCGCAGCTCCAATCAAGCTTGCAACCTCAGCGGCTGAAGCAGGAGACCTTGCAGAAGAAATGGAATTCCCAGTCGTACTTAAAATCGCTTCCGACAAAATACTTCACAAATCCGATATCGGAGGAGTAAAAGTTGGAATTGAAAACAGGGAAGAGGCAGAAGCAGCTTACGATGAAATTATAGCTAATGCAAAAGAAGCACATCCAGACATCATTCCTGACGGAGTGGAAGTTCAGAAAATGATGCCTACAGGACAGGAAGTTCTTGTTGGTATGATTAAGGACAAACAATTCGGTCCTATGATTGCTTTCGGTATGGGAGGAATCTACGTAAACCTTATTGAAGATGTTGCTTTCAACCTAGCTAAAGGCCTTACCTGCCAAGAAATCGATGAGCAAATTGAAAAGACTAAAGTCTGCACATTACTTAAAGGTTACAGAGGAGAAGCTCCTTGTGACATAGATGAAGTAAAAGAAGCTGTTAAAAGAATAGCCAAATTAACTTTAGACTTCCCAGAAATATCTGAATTAGATATCAACCCTATCTTCGTTTATGAAGAAGGTTCAAGTGCTCTTGACGTAAAAATCAAACTCGAATAA
- a CDS encoding DUF447 domain-containing protein, whose amino-acid sequence MNLERVGIKPQLKYECIYTTISKDGKKDAAPIGFTYLGNDKVKCSIFEDAQTLKNILDTRRYVVNITQDPMAFAYATIANVPEDYYTNDESIAILKDAPSYLVIDVEDIEEKHAERYPIENDKSRFEITGKIDKFVVNDDSVKAFNRGMGCLIDSLVNYTRYYIVDDEGKKFFDERLEENQRIINKVADSNVIEAMELLKKNQEK is encoded by the coding sequence ATGAATCTTGAAAGAGTAGGAATAAAGCCACAATTGAAATATGAGTGCATTTATACCACCATATCAAAGGATGGCAAAAAAGATGCCGCACCTATCGGATTCACATATCTTGGAAATGACAAAGTGAAATGCAGCATTTTTGAGGATGCGCAGACACTTAAAAACATTCTTGATACAAGAAGGTATGTTGTAAACATTACCCAGGATCCAATGGCATTTGCATATGCGACAATAGCTAACGTGCCTGAGGACTACTACACCAACGACGAGTCAATAGCTATCCTGAAAGATGCTCCATCATATCTAGTTATAGATGTTGAGGACATTGAAGAAAAACATGCGGAAAGATATCCAATCGAGAATGACAAGTCAAGATTCGAGATTACTGGAAAAATAGACAAATTCGTGGTTAACGACGATTCCGTAAAAGCATTCAACCGTGGCATGGGATGCCTTATAGACTCACTCGTAAACTATACAAGATACTACATTGTTGACGATGAGGGTAAAAAATTCTTCGATGAAAGACTTGAAGAAAACCAAAGAATTATCAACAAGGTGGCCGATAGCAACGTTATTGAAGCTATGGAACTGTTAAAAAAGAATCAAGAAAAATAA
- a CDS encoding ABC transporter substrate-binding protein encodes MNKKLLAAIIVIVVIIVAGAAFMLSGNSSEGTVKIGYLPSDHDAALFIADAQGIYNDKGISVELVQFNNGGDLMTAMASGEVDVGYVGITPVLSSIEKGVPVKVVSGVQTEGSGLAVSEASGITQASDLKGKSIATPGEASIQYMLLQYYLKQNGMSVDDLKVSAMKVAPMNDALNSNKIDGMLTYEPYVTTATENGHKLLVNSSEILPGHPCCVVAASDKFIADHPDELKDLIDAHKEATDIIKKDSKGAASQLPKEIVSNVTLEEKALGGINFISGLDASYKQSIMDFMNLEVELGILKEPLSEQKIFWNGN; translated from the coding sequence ATGAATAAAAAATTACTTGCAGCTATTATTGTGATAGTGGTAATTATCGTTGCTGGAGCAGCTTTCATGCTTTCCGGCAATAGTTCTGAAGGTACTGTAAAAATTGGTTACCTTCCTTCCGATCACGACGCTGCACTTTTTATAGCTGATGCTCAAGGCATTTATAATGATAAAGGTATCTCCGTAGAGCTTGTACAGTTCAACAATGGTGGAGATTTGATGACCGCTATGGCTAGTGGTGAAGTTGATGTAGGTTATGTTGGAATTACTCCAGTATTATCCTCAATTGAAAAAGGCGTACCTGTAAAAGTTGTATCCGGTGTACAGACTGAAGGTAGTGGACTTGCAGTTTCAGAAGCTTCTGGAATTACACAGGCTTCAGACTTGAAAGGAAAATCAATCGCAACTCCTGGTGAAGCTTCCATCCAATACATGTTACTCCAATACTACTTAAAACAAAATGGCATGTCTGTAGATGATTTAAAAGTATCTGCAATGAAAGTGGCTCCTATGAATGATGCATTGAATTCTAACAAGATTGATGGTATGTTGACTTATGAACCATATGTGACCACTGCTACTGAAAACGGACATAAATTATTAGTTAATTCATCTGAAATTCTTCCAGGACACCCATGTTGTGTAGTTGCAGCTTCAGATAAGTTTATCGCTGATCATCCTGATGAATTAAAAGATTTAATTGATGCTCACAAGGAAGCAACCGACATCATTAAAAAGGATTCCAAAGGTGCAGCTTCACAATTGCCTAAAGAGATTGTTTCAAATGTGACTTTGGAAGAAAAAGCTCTCGGCGGTATTAATTTCATCTCAGGTTTGGATGCTAGCTACAAACAAAGTATCATGGATTTCATGAACTTGGAAGTAGAATTAGGTATTTTAAAAGAACCATTATCAGAACAGAAAATATTCTGGAATGGTAATTAA